From one Luteolibacter sp. SL250 genomic stretch:
- a CDS encoding GDSL-type esterase/lipase family protein — translation MNPRSILAAAVCTLCGHQHASATLFAYDGFDYQSVAEGQTLVGVNPALQSAGSSGIGSTITGASAAGQGGTSNIYQSSGLTLGSLQVRGGRGRYKNTAGAASFMGYQYLGPTLPAGSTFYTSHLVRLEMEKTVNSVISLRMNASNTSGAGDSFFVTYADTGSTNSLVATQYGKSSVTPTTTGTGALELGPTYLVIGKFTNAGVSGTRTATTYILNEAQFTNYADGGFGEAEWDAVTTFGTGADQLVGRATQTYSGATIYNLNNGGGIQFGIGNAGSPGQDVSFDEMRCASTLAEVTPTGPPPPEPDPVLVSLTVVDAVATEPTAPAPLTGRFQISRQDTSIHQVTIPLAVSGTAKNGRDFHIPTSVLMPANINTIIIEVKPAADREVEPDETVILTLQPGSGHILGSGTTGTVTIQDGPPGTRSQLIENLSAGIPQKLVVYGTSLTEAGAWTSQVKAGLDAAYPGMLTLINSGGRGQNSLWGKNNLTTKVINQLDPDLPGTVMIEFAVNDAVIRTSYHSVITPAQARANLDHMLDRIRTERPYAEVILQVMNPVINVPSNPEGATHRPNLALCQQNYRDAGKERGLMVIDHMPAWQALLDQGASVYDDYVGDGLHPGSNGYQLFVTPVILRELGATNQLTSGTVMLRADNQRTAEPLAASGAPRSSKITLTRGGPTTSDLTVSLTLGGTATNGTDHGSLPISVVIPAGADSASLDFIPLPDSLAEGEETFTIGISAGAGYTLASPNKASLLIEDLPFDHWRKSRFTAADLLDPLVSGDNADPDHDGIANLLEFLTNHGPKSADHGGAAIQGTESISGQTYLTLTYDCVTGNGLTDLVQTSVDLSTWRDGAGFVEETELSDTGLIRKMKARSLVPIGGGKEFIRLKAVREP, via the coding sequence ATGAACCCTCGCAGCATCCTTGCGGCGGCTGTCTGTACCCTCTGCGGTCACCAGCACGCCAGCGCCACTCTCTTCGCGTATGATGGCTTTGACTACCAGTCGGTGGCGGAAGGCCAGACGCTGGTCGGGGTGAACCCGGCACTCCAAAGCGCGGGCAGCTCGGGGATCGGCTCCACCATCACCGGCGCCAGTGCCGCCGGCCAAGGTGGGACGTCCAACATCTACCAGTCCTCCGGTTTGACACTCGGATCCCTCCAGGTGAGGGGCGGACGGGGTCGCTACAAAAACACGGCGGGCGCGGCCTCGTTCATGGGCTATCAGTACCTCGGCCCCACCCTGCCCGCCGGGTCCACCTTCTACACCAGCCATCTGGTGAGGCTGGAGATGGAGAAGACGGTGAACTCGGTGATCAGCCTGCGGATGAACGCTTCCAATACGAGCGGAGCCGGCGATTCCTTCTTCGTGACGTATGCCGACACGGGAAGCACCAACTCGCTTGTGGCCACCCAGTATGGGAAATCAAGCGTGACGCCGACCACCACCGGAACCGGGGCCCTCGAGCTGGGTCCCACCTATCTGGTCATCGGAAAATTCACCAACGCCGGCGTCTCCGGGACCCGCACCGCGACCACCTACATCCTGAATGAGGCCCAATTCACCAACTATGCCGACGGAGGCTTCGGAGAGGCGGAGTGGGACGCCGTCACCACCTTCGGCACAGGGGCGGACCAACTGGTCGGAAGGGCCACCCAGACCTACAGCGGAGCGACCATTTACAACCTGAACAATGGCGGCGGCATCCAGTTCGGCATCGGCAATGCCGGCTCACCCGGGCAGGACGTTTCGTTCGACGAGATGCGCTGCGCTTCCACACTGGCGGAGGTGACCCCCACCGGTCCTCCGCCTCCGGAGCCGGACCCGGTGCTGGTCTCCCTCACCGTGGTCGATGCGGTCGCCACCGAACCCACCGCGCCGGCCCCCCTCACCGGGCGGTTCCAGATCAGCCGTCAGGACACTTCCATCCACCAAGTCACCATTCCGCTGGCGGTCTCCGGAACCGCGAAGAACGGCCGGGACTTCCACATCCCTACGTCCGTATTGATGCCGGCGAACATCAACACGATCATCATCGAGGTGAAACCAGCGGCGGATCGTGAAGTGGAGCCGGACGAAACGGTTATCCTCACCTTGCAACCCGGATCAGGCCATATTCTTGGGTCCGGCACCACTGGCACCGTGACCATCCAGGATGGACCACCCGGCACCCGCAGCCAGCTCATCGAGAATCTATCCGCAGGCATCCCGCAGAAGCTGGTGGTCTATGGAACCAGTCTGACGGAAGCAGGCGCGTGGACCAGCCAGGTGAAGGCCGGGCTGGACGCGGCCTACCCGGGCATGCTCACCCTCATCAACAGCGGGGGCAGAGGCCAGAATTCCCTCTGGGGGAAGAACAACCTGACCACCAAAGTCATCAACCAACTCGATCCGGACCTCCCCGGCACGGTGATGATCGAGTTCGCCGTCAATGACGCGGTGATCCGGACGAGCTACCACAGCGTCATCACTCCGGCGCAGGCGCGGGCCAACCTCGATCACATGCTCGACCGGATCCGAACGGAACGACCTTACGCGGAAGTGATCCTTCAGGTGATGAACCCGGTGATCAATGTGCCATCAAATCCCGAAGGGGCAACCCACCGGCCGAACCTCGCGCTCTGCCAACAGAACTACCGGGATGCCGGGAAGGAACGCGGTCTGATGGTGATCGACCACATGCCCGCCTGGCAGGCGCTTCTGGATCAGGGTGCATCCGTTTACGATGACTATGTCGGCGACGGGCTGCACCCCGGCAGCAACGGCTACCAGCTTTTCGTCACTCCGGTCATCCTGCGGGAACTGGGAGCCACCAACCAGCTCACGTCCGGAACCGTCATGTTGCGGGCGGACAACCAACGGACGGCGGAACCGTTGGCTGCCAGCGGAGCACCACGCTCATCGAAGATCACGCTCACCCGCGGAGGGCCCACCACGTCCGATCTCACCGTGTCCCTAACCCTGGGGGGAACCGCCACCAACGGAACGGACCACGGCAGTCTCCCCATCTCGGTCGTGATCCCTGCGGGCGCGGATTCCGCCTCCCTCGATTTCATCCCGCTCCCCGATTCCCTCGCGGAGGGGGAAGAAACATTCACCATCGGCATCTCGGCGGGTGCGGGATACACCCTCGCATCTCCGAACAAAGCCTCACTGTTGATCGAGGACCTGCCTTTCGACCATTGGAGGAAAAGCCGGTTCACCGCCGCCGATCTGCTGGATCCGCTGGTTTCCGGAGACAACGCGGATCCCGACCATGACGGCATCGCCAATCTTCTGGAATTTCTGACCAACCACGGACCGAAGTCCGCGGACCATGGTGGAGCGGCCATCCAGGGAACCGAATCAATTTCGGGACAAACCTATCTCACCCTCACCTATGACTGTGTCACAGGCAACGGACTGACCGACCTGGTCCAGACGTCTGTTGATCTGAGCACTTGGCGCGACGGCGCGGGATTCGTCGAGGAAACGGAGTTGAGCGACACGGGTCTGATCCGGAAAATGAAAGCGCGTTCGCTGGTCCCCATCGGTGGCGGCAAGGAATTCATCCGGCTCAAGGCGGTGAGGGAACCTTGA
- a CDS encoding FtsW/RodA/SpoVE family cell cycle protein, with translation MTPFLRKLLGMNWVLVLVMYGLLIFGVFMIESAARHLSVSHDILTKYGSPGGYYASMQKWWILAGSVVYFGAALIDYKWIRWLGIPFYLVSITLMLMAMQQDDNVHRLVIGGFSFQPAQLGISSGIVLIAWLVQDLPKLHRWFAAPFVRIGLIGVLAAVPFFIVMKMGDMGSALVWIPVSIVALLIGGAPFRYMSFMALIGVGLLPLLYFVALPLVSERGPERIDVWLRMLNEEEVDLLGPAYAPHNVSMAVGKAGWKGVGWNSTAPTSLHEKGFIPRDTAHNDYIFAVIAEELGFRGSLLLITAFALLLIQGLFIAFYSRDVAGRLLASLVVALFFAHVFESIGMCVLLMPITGIPLPLVSYSGTFAVICMFLLGLVQSVWIHRHERVATAE, from the coding sequence ATGACTCCGTTTTTGAGGAAACTGCTGGGGATGAACTGGGTGCTCGTGCTGGTGATGTACGGGCTCCTGATTTTCGGCGTGTTCATGATCGAAAGCGCGGCCCGCCACCTTTCCGTCAGCCATGACATCCTGACGAAATACGGTTCCCCGGGCGGTTACTACGCCAGCATGCAGAAATGGTGGATCCTTGCCGGGAGTGTTGTCTATTTCGGTGCGGCGCTCATTGACTACAAGTGGATCCGCTGGCTGGGGATTCCCTTCTACCTCGTAAGCATCACCTTGATGCTCATGGCGATGCAGCAGGATGACAACGTCCACCGGTTGGTCATCGGCGGCTTCAGTTTCCAGCCCGCCCAGCTCGGGATTTCCTCCGGCATCGTGCTCATCGCCTGGCTGGTCCAGGATCTGCCGAAGCTGCACCGGTGGTTCGCGGCCCCATTTGTCCGCATCGGCCTCATCGGCGTGCTGGCGGCGGTTCCTTTCTTCATCGTGATGAAAATGGGCGACATGGGATCAGCCCTGGTCTGGATTCCGGTCTCGATCGTCGCGCTTCTCATCGGTGGCGCGCCATTCCGCTATATGTCGTTCATGGCGTTGATCGGCGTCGGCCTGCTGCCTCTGCTCTACTTTGTCGCGCTGCCTCTGGTGTCCGAACGGGGTCCCGAACGGATCGACGTCTGGCTGCGGATGTTGAACGAAGAGGAGGTGGACTTGCTCGGCCCGGCCTACGCTCCGCACAACGTCTCCATGGCCGTTGGCAAGGCGGGGTGGAAAGGTGTTGGCTGGAACTCCACGGCCCCGACCTCCCTCCATGAGAAAGGTTTCATCCCGCGGGACACCGCCCACAACGACTATATTTTCGCCGTGATCGCGGAGGAACTCGGGTTCCGCGGCAGCCTTCTGCTCATCACCGCGTTCGCGCTGCTGCTCATCCAGGGGCTTTTCATCGCCTTTTACAGCCGGGATGTGGCCGGACGTTTGCTGGCGTCGCTGGTGGTCGCGCTCTTTTTCGCCCACGTGTTCGAAAGCATCGGCATGTGCGTGCTGCTCATGCCCATCACCGGTATCCCCCTCCCGCTGGTCAGCTATTCCGGCACGTTCGCGGTCATCTGCATGTTCCTCCTGGGGCTGGTCCAGAGCGTCTGGATCCACCGCCATGAGCGCGTCGCGACTGCCGAATGA
- the cecR gene encoding transcriptional regulator CecR translates to MNAELFATNPTKGEQAKRRLLLAALEKIGEKGYENASVREIADAAGQNVAAIAYYFGNKENLYGEVIEGIIRYLSGAFGGLAAEAKQLLESGQMTGERGADLLKRMLRTLLVEHLERNEIGKLRNVMIREQASPTAAFEKLYTRGMKPLHEFFTRTLAAASGEDPESHQAIIRSHALFGQVLGFTVARSTILRRLGVEKLEKEHAELIAGVIDEHVDFICGALITRKGKASE, encoded by the coding sequence GTGAACGCTGAATTATTCGCAACCAATCCGACCAAGGGAGAGCAAGCAAAGCGGCGGCTGCTGCTGGCCGCCCTGGAGAAGATCGGGGAAAAGGGATACGAGAACGCCTCCGTGCGGGAAATCGCCGATGCCGCCGGCCAGAATGTGGCGGCGATCGCCTACTACTTCGGCAACAAGGAGAACCTTTACGGCGAGGTGATCGAGGGCATCATCCGCTACCTCAGCGGTGCCTTCGGCGGGCTGGCTGCCGAAGCGAAGCAACTGCTCGAAAGCGGCCAGATGACCGGTGAGCGCGGGGCGGACCTGTTGAAGAGGATGCTCCGCACGCTGCTGGTGGAGCACCTCGAACGGAACGAGATCGGCAAGCTGCGCAACGTGATGATCCGCGAGCAGGCATCGCCGACGGCGGCATTCGAGAAGCTCTACACGCGGGGGATGAAACCTTTGCACGAATTTTTCACCCGGACGCTGGCAGCGGCTTCAGGGGAGGATCCGGAATCCCACCAAGCGATCATCCGCTCGCACGCGCTTTTCGGCCAGGTGCTGGGATTCACGGTGGCGCGCAGTACGATCCTGCGGCGGCTGGGGGTGGAGAAGCTGGAGAAGGAACACGCGGAACTCATCGCAGGGGTGATCGACGAGCATGTTGATTTCATCTGCGGCGCGCTGATCACGAGGAAAGGAAAGGCATCGGAATGA
- the hlyD gene encoding secretion protein HlyD → MKKGLIVLVALAALAAGGWYFYGKYRHDHEPLTLYGNVDIRGVDLGFRVGGKLVEVLKDEGDVVKAGELLARIDGVPYQREIEQAKAALATAEADLRLKKAGYRAEEIEQARATVAQNTASRDNARRIFDRQTELVRGGSIARQDLETAQTGLEEATQRVKVSEANLKQLEAGFRVEEIQAAEAQVAQAKAALETAEIRLADAELKAPADGVLMTRALEPGTIIQAGATVLSISLENPVWVRAYVHETELGQVPPGTEVLLSTDGRPNKPFHGKVGFVSPRAEFTPKSVETPHLRTSLVYRLRIIVDDTDGTLRQGMPVTVTLK, encoded by the coding sequence ATGAAGAAAGGACTCATCGTGCTGGTTGCGCTGGCCGCTCTCGCCGCGGGTGGGTGGTATTTTTACGGGAAATACCGTCATGACCATGAGCCGCTGACGCTTTACGGAAATGTGGACATCCGCGGGGTGGATCTGGGTTTCCGGGTGGGCGGGAAGCTGGTGGAGGTACTGAAGGATGAAGGGGACGTCGTGAAAGCGGGCGAGCTGCTCGCGCGGATCGACGGGGTGCCCTACCAACGGGAGATCGAGCAGGCGAAGGCCGCGCTCGCCACGGCGGAGGCGGACCTGCGGTTGAAGAAAGCGGGCTACCGTGCGGAGGAGATCGAGCAGGCGCGGGCGACCGTCGCGCAGAACACCGCGTCGCGGGACAACGCCCGGCGTATCTTCGACCGCCAGACGGAACTGGTGCGTGGCGGCAGCATCGCGAGGCAGGATCTGGAAACCGCGCAGACGGGCCTGGAGGAAGCGACACAGAGGGTGAAGGTGTCGGAGGCGAACCTGAAGCAACTGGAGGCCGGTTTCCGCGTGGAGGAGATCCAGGCGGCGGAGGCACAGGTGGCGCAGGCAAAGGCCGCGTTGGAGACGGCGGAGATCCGGCTGGCGGATGCGGAGCTGAAAGCACCTGCCGATGGCGTTCTGATGACGCGTGCGCTGGAGCCGGGCACCATCATCCAGGCGGGGGCGACGGTGCTTTCCATCTCTCTGGAGAATCCGGTGTGGGTGCGCGCCTACGTTCATGAGACGGAACTCGGCCAGGTGCCACCTGGCACCGAAGTGCTGCTTTCCACCGATGGTCGGCCGAACAAGCCGTTCCATGGCAAGGTCGGCTTTGTTTCGCCACGGGCGGAGTTCACGCCGAAGTCGGTGGAGACACCCCATCTGAGGACATCGTTGGTCTATCGCCTGCGGATCATCGTGGATGATACGGATGGCACACTGCGGCAGGGCATGCCGGTCACCGTGACGCTGAAGTGA
- a CDS encoding ATP-binding cassette domain-containing protein, whose amino-acid sequence MPEVVVSFRGVTKTFKGMEGSALDDVSGEIRTGVITGLAGPDGAGKTTLLRLIAGLLEADKGGISTLGHDPVEEAAAIRTAVGYMPQKFGLYEDLTVIENLTLHADLRDVIGEERKETFDRLLEFTDLKRFTDRFAGKLSGGMKQKLGLACALLGKPKLLLLDEPGVGVDPISRKELWGMVEDLVEQGIAVVWSTAYLDEAELCGTTIVLNEGKVLFTGTPAEMTAPLEKRVFHLKNLAEGKRRLLTRALARPEVTDGSIQGHNLRLTLKKGARAFPPDEITAGGGAEWAEVAPRFEDAFIDMLGGGPEGESVLAKHMPEIPDDGAVVIEADSLTKKFGDFAATDQVSFKVKRGEIYGLLGPNGAGKSTTFKMMCGLLVPTAGRASVVGLDLRHSAGEARQKLGYMAQKFSLYGGLTVAQNLEFFSGIYGLNGRRRKDKCRDMADIFHLGPFLKSKTDSLSLGYKQRLALACSVMHEPDILFLDEPTSGVDPVTRREFWTHINGLVERGVTVMVTTHFMDEAEYCDRIGLVFRGQLIANGTPDELKEMVATQDNPDPTMEDAFIGLVTGKEEA is encoded by the coding sequence ATGCCGGAAGTCGTGGTCAGTTTCCGCGGGGTGACGAAGACCTTCAAAGGGATGGAGGGTTCCGCGCTGGATGATGTCTCCGGAGAGATCCGCACGGGCGTCATCACCGGGCTCGCCGGGCCGGATGGCGCGGGGAAGACCACCCTGCTGCGGCTGATCGCAGGGCTGCTGGAAGCGGACAAGGGCGGGATCTCCACCCTGGGGCACGACCCGGTGGAGGAGGCTGCGGCGATCCGGACGGCGGTGGGTTACATGCCGCAGAAGTTCGGCCTTTATGAAGATCTGACCGTGATCGAGAACCTCACGCTGCACGCGGACCTGCGCGACGTCATCGGAGAGGAGAGGAAGGAAACATTCGATCGCCTGCTGGAGTTCACGGACCTGAAGCGGTTCACGGATCGCTTTGCGGGCAAACTCTCGGGAGGGATGAAGCAGAAGCTCGGGCTGGCCTGCGCGCTGCTGGGGAAGCCGAAGCTGCTGCTGCTGGATGAACCGGGCGTGGGAGTGGACCCCATCTCGCGGAAAGAGCTGTGGGGCATGGTGGAGGATCTGGTGGAGCAGGGGATCGCGGTGGTGTGGAGCACCGCCTATCTGGATGAGGCGGAGCTTTGCGGCACGACCATCGTCCTCAACGAGGGGAAGGTGCTTTTCACCGGCACACCAGCGGAGATGACCGCCCCGCTGGAGAAGCGCGTCTTTCATCTGAAGAACCTCGCGGAGGGGAAACGGCGGCTGCTCACCCGCGCGCTGGCCCGGCCGGAGGTGACGGACGGATCGATCCAGGGACACAACCTGCGGCTCACCCTGAAGAAAGGCGCGCGGGCGTTTCCGCCGGATGAGATCACGGCCGGGGGTGGTGCGGAATGGGCGGAGGTGGCGCCGCGGTTCGAGGACGCGTTCATCGATATGCTCGGAGGCGGGCCGGAAGGGGAGTCCGTGCTGGCAAAACACATGCCGGAGATCCCGGATGATGGCGCGGTGGTGATCGAGGCGGATAGTCTGACGAAGAAGTTCGGCGACTTCGCGGCGACGGATCAGGTGAGTTTCAAGGTGAAGCGCGGGGAGATCTACGGCCTGCTGGGGCCCAACGGCGCTGGGAAATCCACCACCTTCAAGATGATGTGCGGCCTGCTGGTGCCGACGGCTGGCCGCGCGTCCGTGGTGGGGCTGGACCTGCGGCACAGTGCGGGCGAAGCCCGGCAGAAGCTGGGCTACATGGCGCAGAAGTTCTCCCTCTATGGCGGCCTGACCGTAGCGCAGAATCTGGAGTTTTTCTCCGGGATCTACGGACTGAATGGCAGGCGGCGGAAGGATAAGTGCCGTGACATGGCGGACATCTTCCACCTGGGACCGTTCCTGAAGTCGAAGACGGATTCGCTGTCGCTGGGTTACAAGCAGCGGCTGGCGCTGGCCTGTTCCGTGATGCATGAGCCGGACATCCTGTTCCTGGACGAGCCGACATCCGGCGTGGACCCGGTGACGCGGCGGGAGTTCTGGACCCACATCAACGGGTTGGTGGAGCGCGGTGTGACGGTGATGGTGACCACGCACTTCATGGATGAAGCGGAGTACTGCGACCGCATCGGCCTCGTGTTCCGCGGTCAGCTCATCGCCAATGGCACGCCGGATGAACTGAAGGAAATGGTGGCGACGCAGGACAACCCGGATCCGACGATGGAGGATGCGTTCATCGGTCTGGTGACAGGAAAGGAGGAGGCATGA
- a CDS encoding ABC transporter permease produces MISWRRLRALCWKETLQIFRDPSSNLIAFILPVLMLLIFGFGINLDSSRLRVGLWVEDEGQEADAFVSALTGSSYLEIHSFGSREKMERAMIDSQIRGFVVIPEDFSRRMKHPDDTAPVQVVADGSEPNIAQFVSATVNGVWQTWQAQRAEDKGLEMKREISMEPRYWFNPSAESRNFLIPGSITVIMTVIGALLTSLVVAREWERGTMEALLASPVTRTELLLSKIIPYYVLGMVSLLLCVAMAKWVMGVPFRGSILALWVIGSFFLLSVLGIGLAISTATRNQFNAAQAALNAAFLPAMMLSGFIYEISSMPLVLRVITHVIPARYFVDAMQTIFQAGAEWKLLWPEVLMLMASSAFFIGLTAKLTGRRME; encoded by the coding sequence ATGATCTCCTGGCGGCGGCTGCGGGCGCTGTGCTGGAAGGAGACGCTGCAGATCTTCCGGGATCCGAGCAGCAACCTGATCGCGTTCATCCTGCCGGTGCTGATGCTTCTCATCTTCGGCTTCGGCATCAACCTGGATTCCTCGAGATTGCGGGTGGGCCTGTGGGTGGAGGATGAAGGGCAGGAGGCGGATGCGTTCGTCTCTGCGCTGACGGGTTCGTCCTACCTGGAGATCCATTCGTTCGGCTCCCGGGAAAAGATGGAACGGGCGATGATTGATTCGCAGATCCGCGGCTTTGTGGTCATCCCGGAAGATTTCTCACGGCGGATGAAACATCCGGATGACACCGCACCGGTGCAAGTGGTCGCGGATGGATCGGAACCGAACATCGCGCAGTTCGTCAGTGCGACGGTGAACGGCGTGTGGCAGACGTGGCAGGCGCAGCGGGCGGAGGACAAGGGGTTGGAAATGAAGCGGGAGATTTCCATGGAGCCGCGGTACTGGTTCAACCCGTCCGCGGAGAGCCGGAACTTCCTCATTCCCGGCTCCATCACGGTGATCATGACCGTCATCGGCGCGCTGCTCACCTCTCTGGTCGTGGCGCGTGAGTGGGAGCGGGGGACGATGGAGGCGCTGCTGGCCTCCCCGGTCACCCGCACGGAACTGCTGTTGAGCAAGATCATCCCCTACTACGTGCTGGGCATGGTCTCGCTGCTGCTGTGTGTGGCGATGGCGAAGTGGGTGATGGGCGTGCCGTTCCGTGGATCCATCCTCGCGCTGTGGGTGATCGGTTCGTTTTTCCTGCTGAGCGTTCTGGGGATCGGGCTGGCGATCTCAACGGCGACGCGGAACCAATTCAATGCGGCGCAGGCTGCGCTCAATGCCGCCTTCCTCCCCGCGATGATGCTGTCCGGCTTCATCTATGAAATCTCCAGCATGCCGCTGGTGCTGCGGGTGATCACCCACGTGATTCCGGCGCGATACTTCGTGGATGCGATGCAGACGATCTTCCAGGCGGGCGCGGAGTGGAAGCTGCTGTGGCCGGAGGTCCTGATGCTGATGGCGTCCTCCGCGTTCTTCATCGGCCTGACGGCGAAACTGACGGGAAGGAGGATGGAATGA
- a CDS encoding ABC transporter permease: MNFFNRIRSLVVKELRSLFNDKSGRVLLFVPVVMQSILFPAAATLEVKNASIAVYNQDSGQASVELMQRFAASRAFTEFIRVGSQKEVEDVIGTREAIVAVRIPEDFSRRITAGETAPVQVLLDGRRSNSAQIVFGYMQSILEDYLKDRAEAKGRTMPTEIVTRNWFNPVLDYPNYILPNLIAVITTIGSLIVTALSVAREREQGTFDQLLVSPLTPEMIMIGKAVPAMLVAFFQATLILGVAVFVYQVPFRGSLPLLYGGMFFYSLSLVGVGLMISSISKTQQQAFLGAFVFMMPAVLLSGFSSPVENMPPWLQTVTWANPVRHFVEVVKGVFLKDASFERILTLIGPLAVISVFTLTVAAVMFRRKTG, from the coding sequence ATGAACTTTTTCAACCGCATCCGTTCGCTGGTCGTGAAAGAGCTGCGCTCGCTGTTCAACGACAAGTCGGGCCGCGTGCTGCTGTTCGTGCCGGTGGTGATGCAGTCGATCCTGTTTCCCGCGGCGGCGACGCTCGAGGTCAAGAACGCGTCCATCGCCGTATACAACCAGGACAGCGGGCAGGCATCCGTGGAGCTGATGCAGCGCTTCGCGGCATCCCGGGCGTTCACGGAGTTCATCCGCGTGGGAAGTCAGAAGGAAGTGGAGGACGTGATCGGCACGCGCGAGGCGATTGTGGCGGTGCGGATCCCGGAGGATTTCTCCCGCAGGATCACGGCGGGGGAAACGGCTCCGGTGCAGGTGTTGCTGGACGGCAGGCGCTCGAACAGCGCGCAGATTGTGTTCGGCTACATGCAGTCGATCCTGGAGGATTACCTGAAGGATCGCGCGGAGGCGAAGGGGCGCACGATGCCGACGGAGATCGTCACGCGGAATTGGTTCAACCCGGTGCTGGACTACCCGAACTACATCCTGCCGAACCTGATCGCGGTGATCACGACCATCGGCTCGCTGATCGTGACGGCGCTGTCGGTGGCGCGGGAACGGGAACAGGGCACCTTCGACCAGTTGCTGGTCTCCCCTCTGACACCGGAGATGATCATGATCGGCAAGGCGGTGCCGGCGATGCTGGTGGCCTTCTTCCAGGCGACGCTGATCCTGGGGGTGGCGGTGTTCGTTTATCAGGTGCCGTTCCGCGGCAGCCTGCCGCTGCTCTATGGCGGGATGTTTTTCTACTCGCTCTCACTGGTGGGCGTGGGGCTGATGATTTCCTCCATCAGCAAGACGCAGCAGCAGGCCTTCCTCGGTGCCTTCGTGTTCATGATGCCGGCGGTGCTGCTGTCCGGCTTCAGCTCACCGGTGGAGAACATGCCGCCCTGGCTGCAGACGGTGACGTGGGCGAACCCGGTGCGGCACTTCGTGGAAGTGGTGAAGGGCGTTTTCCTCAAGGATGCCTCGTTCGAAAGGATCCTGACACTCATCGGCCCGCTGGCGGTGATCAGCGTGTTCACGTTGACGGTGGCGGCGGTGATGTTCCGGCGGAAAACGGGGTGA